The following are encoded together in the Pseudomonas xantholysinigenes genome:
- the speB gene encoding agmatinase yields the protein MDKILHQPLGGNEMPRFGGIATMLRLPHLQSAEGLDAAFIGVPLDIGTSLRSGTRFGPRQIRAESVMIRPYNMATGAAPFDSLSVADIGDVAINTFNLLDAVRIIEEAYDEVLEHNIIPLTLGGDHTITLPILRALHKKHGKIGLVHIDAHADVNDHMFGEKIAHGTTFRRAVEEGLLDCDRVVQIGLRAQGYTADDFNWSRRQGFRVVQAEECWHKSLEPLMAEVREKVGGGPVYLSFDIDGIDPAWAPGTGTPEIGGLTTIQAMEIIRGCHGLDLIGCDLVEVSPPYDTTGNTSLLGANLLFEMLCVLPGVVRR from the coding sequence GTGGACAAGATTCTCCACCAACCACTGGGCGGCAACGAAATGCCGCGTTTCGGCGGCATCGCCACCATGCTCCGTCTGCCCCACCTGCAAAGCGCCGAAGGGCTCGATGCCGCCTTCATCGGCGTGCCGCTGGACATCGGCACCTCGCTGCGCTCGGGCACTCGCTTCGGCCCCCGGCAGATCCGCGCCGAATCGGTGATGATCCGCCCCTACAACATGGCCACCGGCGCCGCGCCGTTCGACTCGCTGTCGGTCGCCGACATCGGCGACGTGGCGATCAACACCTTCAACCTGCTGGACGCCGTGCGCATCATCGAAGAGGCCTACGACGAGGTCCTCGAGCACAACATCATCCCGCTGACCCTGGGTGGCGACCACACCATCACCCTGCCGATCCTGCGCGCCCTGCACAAGAAGCACGGCAAGATCGGCCTGGTGCACATCGACGCCCATGCCGACGTCAATGACCACATGTTCGGCGAGAAGATCGCCCACGGCACCACCTTCCGCCGCGCCGTGGAAGAAGGCCTGCTCGATTGCGACCGCGTGGTGCAGATTGGCCTGCGCGCCCAGGGCTACACCGCCGACGACTTCAACTGGAGCCGCCGCCAGGGCTTCCGCGTGGTCCAGGCCGAGGAGTGCTGGCACAAGTCGCTGGAACCGCTGATGGCCGAGGTGCGCGAAAAAGTCGGCGGAGGCCCGGTGTACCTGTCGTTCGACATCGACGGCATCGACCCGGCCTGGGCGCCCGGCACCGGCACCCCGGAGATCGGCGGCTTGACCACTATCCAGGCGATGGAGATCATCCGCGGCTGCCACGGTCTGGACCTGATCGGCTGCGACCTGGTGGAGGTTTCCCCGCCTTACGACACCACCGGCAACACCTCGCTGCTGGGGGCCAACCTGCTGTTCGAAATGCTCTGCGTGCTGCCGGGCGTGGTGCGACGCTAG
- a CDS encoding LysR family transcriptional regulator — protein MASSLPDLKLLRIFASVVRHQGFANAQRDLNLSTSAISTYMSQLESALGLVLCHRGRGGFSLTSKGELFHQETLRLLGELDGFEQYAAALKGELRGTLNLGVIDSTVGDRALPLAEAIGAYSQEHPAVHLHLSVSSPYELQLGVQDNRLDLAIGAFSSRMSGLVYQPLYREQHWLYCSSRHPLFAERRIPEPVITQQRMVGRGYWSQAELARHGFKHSAATVESMEAQLILILSGAYIGYLPEHYAQAWVDKGDLRVLSPATFGYQAPFSLIIRRGRSREPLIQTFRDLLKSQLNVG, from the coding sequence ATGGCCTCTTCGCTGCCCGACTTGAAACTGCTGCGCATCTTCGCCAGCGTGGTGCGCCACCAAGGGTTCGCCAACGCCCAGCGCGACCTCAACCTGTCGACCTCGGCCATCAGCACCTACATGAGCCAGCTGGAAAGCGCCCTGGGCCTGGTGTTGTGCCATCGCGGCCGGGGTGGTTTCAGCCTGACCAGCAAAGGCGAGCTGTTCCACCAGGAAACCTTGCGCCTGCTCGGTGAGCTGGACGGTTTCGAGCAGTACGCCGCCGCGCTCAAGGGCGAGCTGCGCGGCACCCTCAACCTCGGGGTGATCGACTCCACCGTCGGTGACCGCGCGCTGCCGCTGGCCGAGGCCATTGGCGCCTACAGCCAGGAGCACCCGGCGGTGCATTTGCACCTGTCGGTCTCCAGCCCTTATGAATTGCAGTTGGGCGTGCAAGACAACCGCCTGGACCTGGCCATCGGTGCGTTTTCCTCGCGCATGAGCGGGCTGGTGTACCAGCCGCTGTACCGTGAGCAGCACTGGCTGTATTGCAGCAGCCGCCACCCATTGTTCGCTGAGCGGCGCATCCCCGAACCGGTGATCACCCAGCAGCGCATGGTTGGCCGCGGCTATTGGAGCCAGGCCGAGCTGGCCCGGCATGGCTTCAAGCACAGCGCGGCCACTGTGGAGAGCATGGAGGCACAGTTGATTCTGATTCTCTCCGGCGCCTACATCGGCTACCTGCCCGAGCACTATGCCCAGGCCTGGGTCGACAAGGGCGACCTGCGGGTGTTGTCGCCGGCGACCTTCGGCTACCAGGCGCCGTTCTCCCTGATCATTCGCCGTGGCCGCAGCCGGGAACCCTTGATCCAGACGTTCCGCGACCTGCTCAAGAGCCAGCTGAACGTCGGTTGA